The Arachis ipaensis cultivar K30076 chromosome B07, Araip1.1, whole genome shotgun sequence genome includes a window with the following:
- the LOC107607511 gene encoding uncharacterized protein LOC107607511, which translates to MVESSARFSPYRSSLKIIKQQGTLEAALNTIWRQPEGFRILDHGGNKFQFFFKDEIELLNVEKGVPWLFKNYILNLKRWKEDSIINDVEFSHVPIWVQLWGLSEQCKTKGLGKRVGETLEKVMDVAVFSMKGKKERILKIQILLDITKPLRRKIRISGSNNKIIDLQLKYVRIGNFCYCCGCIGHEIRACSENLANIAQGGEEEAEWGAWLRANQFGRRVEDQKENNNPNQPNAAQEDIDKQKKPIPVNLIREFASLFVQDQNSQIKQDDQQVQSGQKMLIIERNKGGVQKHGKKEIKTAT; encoded by the coding sequence GTACATTGGAGGCCGCTCTAAACACAATATGGAGACAACCAGAAGGCTTTCGGATTTTAGATCACGGAGGTAACAAATTCCAATTTTTCTTCAAGGATGAAATCGAATTGCTCAATGTGGAGAAAGGGGTTCCTTGGTTGTTCAAGAATTATATTCTAAAtctgaaaagatggaaggaagATTCAATTATCAATGATGTAGAATTCTCTCATGTTCCTATATGGGTACAACTGTGGGGTTTATCGGAGCAATGTAAAACCAAAGGATTGGGAAAAAGAGTAGGAGAGACGCTGGAAAAGGTGATGGATGTTGCTGTATTCTCTATGAAGGGAAAGAAGGAGaggattttaaaaattcaaatcctCCTAGACATCACAAAACCATTGAGGAGGAAGATAAGAATCTCGGGAAGCAACAACAAAATTATTGACCTTCAGCTTAAGTACGTGAGGATTGGTAATTTTTGTTATTGTTGTGGGTGCATCGGGCATGAGATTAGGGCGTGCTCAGAAAACCTAGCAAATATAGCgcaaggaggagaagaagaagcggAATGGGGAGCATGGCTAAGGGCAAATCAATTCGGTAGGAGAGTGGAGGatcaaaaagaaaataacaatcCAAATCAACCCAATGCTGCACAGGAAGACATAGATAAACAGAAAAAACCAATCCCAGTTAACCTGATAAGAGAATTTGCAAGTCTCTTTGTTCAGGACCAGAACTCACAAATCAAACAAGATGATCAACAGGTGCAAAGTGGCCAAAAAATGCTAATAATAGAAAGGAATAAGGGGGGAGTTCAGAAACACGGGAAGAAGGAGATAAAGACAGCAACATAG